In the Malania oleifera isolate guangnan ecotype guangnan chromosome 1, ASM2987363v1, whole genome shotgun sequence genome, one interval contains:
- the LOC131152331 gene encoding cytokinin riboside 5'-monophosphate phosphoribohydrolase LOG7 produces the protein MEETRSRFTRICVFCGSSSGKKASYQEAAVELGKELVERRIDLVYGGGSVGLMGLVSQAVHDGGRHVLGVIPRTLMPRELTGETVGEVRAVSDMHQRKAEMARQADAFIALPGGYGTLEELLEVITWAQLGIHKKPVGLLNVDGYYNSLLSFIDKAVDEGFVSPTARRIIVSAPTAKELVRGLEDYVPEYDEVTSKLVWEEVERLSYVPESGVAT, from the exons atggAGGAAACAAGGTCCAGGTTCACAAGGATTTGTGTGTTCTGCGGGAGCAGCTCAGGCAAGAAAGCTTCTTATCAAGAAGCCGCCGTTGAGTTAGGGAAGGAACTG GTGGAGCGAAGGATTGATTTGGTGTATGGAGGTGGGAGCGTGGGACTGATGGGTCTTGTTTCTCAGGCTGTTCATGATGGCGGGCGCCATGTTCTAGG AGTTATTCCAAGGACCCTAATGCCCAGAGAG TTAACTGGGGAGACCGTTGGCGAAGTGAGAGCTGTATCAGATATGCATCAAAGGAAAGCCGAGATGGCCCGTCAAGCAGATGCCTTCATTGCCCTGCCTG GTGGGTATGGTACTCTTGAAGAACTGCTTGAAGTCATCACATGGGCGCAACTTGGAATCCATAAAAAACCA gTCGGTCTTCTGAATGTAGATGGGTACTACAATTCGTTATTGTCTTTCATTGATAAGGCCGTTGATGAAGGCTTTGTTTCACCAACTGCTCGTCGCATAATTGTGTCTGCCCCGACAGCTAAGGAACTAGTTAGAGGACTTGAG GATTATGTTCCAGAGTATGACGAAGTAACATCCAAGCTAGTTTGGGAGGAGGTGGAGAGACTGAGCTATGTGCCTGAATCTGGAGTGGCCACATGA